The window TGCAGCTGCAAGCCATACTTTAGGATTTAACAATGCTGAGAAATCAGGATTCCATAGAAATCCAAGACCATCCAAAAAATTTCTTCCATCTGGAGAAGTCAGTGTAAATACTCTAATCATCAGAATAATCGCCATAATAAAGATTGCAGGCATTGCAAATTTGGCAACTTTCTCAATACCTGCACTAACTCCCCTATATAGAATATAAAGGTTCATAAGAAGGGTAATAACAAAGATTATATAGGTTTCTATAGGAGGTGTTAGAAAAATTGAGCTTTTAGAGTTTAGACCTATTTCCTGAACAAGAAAATTTTCAAAGGGCTTTAAATAATTCTCCACATTGCCATCTATAGGTGTTGAAGGCATTTTTCCAAGCAAACTGGAAATACTATATAGCAATGTCCATGATTCTATATATGTGTAATAAACCACTACAACTAAAGGAATTAAAATTCCCAAAAGTCCCAAATATTTTGCAATTGGATTTTTCCACAAATAGTTAAAAACTGCCACCGCTGTTCCGTGCCCTTTTGCTCCTCCATATCTTCCCAATGCCCACTCTATCCATAGAAGTGGTATTCCCAGCAAAAGCAAAGAAATCATATATGGAATCATAAAAGCACCACCACCATTATCAGCAGCCTGAACAGGAAATCTCAAAAAATTCCCAAGACCTATAGCATTTCCGGCAACAGCAAGAATAAGTCCTATCCTACTGCCCCAATGTTCTCTTTTTATCATTTTGCCCCCATATTTTTGTTTTGTTGATTAGTATCAAAAACAAAGCATATTATATATAATAACTTATTATAGGTATGGACAATAATTACTTAGGGATTTAAATGGAAATTTTCGCAACAGGTTTAAACTACAAAACTGCTCCAGTTGAAATAAGGGAAAAGTTAGCCATCACAGAGGATATGTATCCTGAAATCCTATCAAAACTAAACCAAATTCCAACAATTTATGAAAGTTGCATCTTATCTACATGTAACAGAGTTGAGATTTATGGAATAACTGATGATATACAGAACTCTTTTAATGAAATTCTTAAAATACTTTCATCATATTCAGGAATAAAAATTGATGAACTAAAAAAGTATGTATTTCTATACATAGATAAAGAAGCGATCAAACATATATTCAGTGTTTCTTCCAGCATAGACTCCATGGTAATTGGAGAGCCTCAAATTGTATGCCAGTTTAAAGATGCATTCTCAAAATCTAGAGAACAGAAAACAGTTAAACATATAATGACAAGACTTTTTGATAAAGCAATGAATGTTTCCAAAAAAATCAGAACTTCAACAGGCATAAGCAAAAGGGCTGTCTCAATAAGCTATGCTGCAATTGAACTTGCAAAAAAAATATTCGGAGATTTATCAGACAAAAATGTTCTTCTCCTTGGTGCCGGAGAAATGGCTGAGCTTGCTGCGAGACATCTGGCATCTTCAGGGGTAAAACATATTTTTGTATCAAACAGAACATTTGAAAAAGCCGTCCAACTGGCAGATGAGTTCGGCGGTTCAGCAATAAGATTTAACAAATTGTTTGAATTTCTCCCTGAAGCAGACATAATCATTGTCTCAACAGGTGCAAAAGAGCCTATTCTCAGGAAAGAGCATTTCAAATCCATTGAAAAACAAAGACACGGGAAACCTGTGTTCATCATAGATATATCTGTCCCAAGAAATGTAGCAGACGACGTAAATGAACTGGAAAATGTATTTTTATACAACATAGATGACCTTAAAACAGTAGTAGATAAAAACCTGGAAGAAAGAAAAATCGCCGCAGAAAGTGCAAAACTCCTTATTGAAGAAGAGGTGACCAAGTTTGATAAATGGTTAAAACAACTGAAGGTAAATCCTGTTATATCAAAGGTCAGAAACTATGCAGATGAAATTAGAGAAGCACAGCTTGAAAGATTATTTAGGGATATGCCATATCTAAATGAAAAGGAAAGAGAAAATATAGACCTCGCTGTCAGGGCTATAATCAACAAACTTCTCCATCGTCCAACAATGTATATAAAAGACAAAGCCACTAAAGAAAACAGCGAACTGTATGTAGAGATATTTGAAGATATGTTTAGTTCAAGATGGGATTTAAGAAGAAAACATACAAACAAGACACCTTCTAAGAAAGGAAAAGGCAGTGAAAAATAAGATACTGCTTTATGTTGCTGTATTCTTTCTTATTTTAATTTTGTTTTCCCAGATAACCCAAATATTCACAGGAATAGAAATATCAAAGCTAAAACCTGTGCAAGGAAAAATAGAAAACTTTACCTTAGTCGGTGTTAATTCAGACAGATATATCTTAAAAGGTAAAAGTATGTTAGAACTTCAGAATAGAATACTAATAGATAATTTCAATCTTAAATACATAAAAAATAATGAAACTATCTTTATTAATTCAGAGCAAGCTACATATCACAAAAGGAAAAATTTCCTGGATTTATTTAAGAATGTTAAAATAACAACAGGCAAAATGAAGTTATATACAGATAAGTTAAGAATTCTTGTTAATGAACGAAGAGCTTATAATACAACAAAAGTAAAGCTTGTATCTGATAATATGGAAACCTTGGGAGAAAATATTTTTATAAATTTAAAACAGGAAAATATGAAACTTGAAAATGTAAAAACCATATACAGAGGTTCTTAAGTATGCTAAGACTTCTTATAACTTTTTTGCTAATAACCGGAACAATATATGCAGAAACAACAGGAAAAAAACAAATACCTATTGTTATAGAAGCTGATACTTTAAACTATTCTAAAAAAGACAATCTACTTATATATAAAGGAAATGTTGTCGTTAAAAAAGAAGATTTTGTTCTACACTCAGACATGTTAAAAATACTCCTTGACCAGAAAGGAGATATAAACCGAATAATAGCTATAGGACATGTTCATTTTAAAAAAGGAAATAGAACAGGAAAAAGTGATAAAGCAGAATATTTTAAGGATAAAAACTACATAATACTAACAGGCAATGCACAACTACAGCAAAATAATAACATAATAGAAGGGGAGAAAATCATATATTATCTTGATACAGAAAAAGCAGAGGTTGTCGGTCAAAAGAAAAGAGTTAGAACCATATTCTTCCCTAAAGAAGAACAAGGGGAGAAATAACCATGACATATTTAGAGTTTTTCGGTCTAAAAGAAGACCCTTTTAAAATAACGCCAGACCATAAATATTTTTATCCTTCCAGAGCCCATAGAATAGCCGATGATTTGCTTAAATATGTAGTTAAACATGGTGAGGGTTTTTGTGTTATTACAGGAGAACCGGGAACAGGAAAAACAACAGTTATAAGAAAATTCATCAGTTCACTGAAAGACAATATTATATATGCCCTTATACTGACACCTAATTTACAGCCTGATGAGTTTCTAAAAGTTGTCTTTGAAGACTTAGGAATTCAGATTGAAGCAGATTCAAAACATGAACTTCTAAAAAAATTCAGGGATTTTCTTGAAGAAAAAGTAAAAGAGGGCAAAAAAGTAATGATTATTGTTGATGAAGCCCAAAATCTTCCTGTTGAAACGCTGGAAGAACTGAGACTTCTTTCTAATCTGGAAACAGAAAATGAAAAACTTGTTCAGATAATACTTCTGGGACAGCCTGAGCTTGATAAAAAATTAAAACTGCCTGAACTAAGACAGTTAAATCAGCGAATAACAAACAAAATAAAACTATTTCCGTTATCTGAGGATGAAACATTCAGGTATATATATCACCGTCTCGCAATAGCAGGTAAAGGAAACATTAGATTTGAAGATAAAGCAGTTAAAAAAATACATAAATACTCAAAAGGTATCCCAAGATTAATAAACATACTTGCTTCCCGTTCATTAATGTCTGCATTTATGTTAGGTTCATTTGTTGTTAAACCTGAAAATGTAGATGCAGCAAAAGAAACCCTTAATCCTGATATGGTGGGAAGTGATTCAATAGACCTATTTACCAGAAACAAAATCATCATATACTCGTTGATAATTGCCAACGTTATAGGTATTATGTATTTAGTTTATAAACTGTTTATTGAGGGATGAATGGAAAAAGAAATAAAAAAAGTAAAATCAATTAAAGGAACATTAAGAGTTCCTTCTGATAAATCCATTTCCCACAGAGCAATAATAATCACATCCCTTGCAGACGGAATAAGCACTGTTAAAAATTTCCTCAGGGCAGGGGACACATTAACAACCCTTAGCGTATACAGAAAATTAGGTGTAAAAATAGAAGATGAAAATCAGGTTTTAAAAGTTCATGGAAAAGGATTAAAAGGGCTTACTGAACCTGATGATATTCTTGATATGGGTAATTCAGGAACAACAACAAGGCTGACTATGGGCGTTCTTGCAGGGCAGGATTTGTTCGCAGTTATGACAGGGGATGATAGCCTTAGGAAAAGACCTATGGGAAGGGTTATAAAACCTTTATCAGAAATGAATGCAATTTTGTATGGAAGAAATAATAATAATCTTCTCCCTGTTGCAGTAAAAGGAAATAGATTGAAAGGAATATACTTCTTTAATGAAAAAGCAAGTGCCCAGGTAAAGTCTGCCCTTTTGCTTGCAGGACTTAACTCTGAAGGAGAAACTATCGTTGAAGAACCTGTAAAATCAAGAGACCATACAGAAAAAATGCTTATCTCAATGGGGGCAGATATAAAAATAGATGAAGACAGCACCTATAAAGTCAGTATAAAGTCCGGAAAATCTTTATCCCCGATAGAAATAGATGTTCCTGCAGATCCTTCTTCAGCTGCATTTTTTGCTGCTGCTGCAGTGATTGTTCCCGATTCTGAGCTTACTCTAAAAGATATCTTAATTAATCCCACAAGGGACGGATTTTTCAGAAAACTAAAGGAAATGGGAGCAGATATAGAATACACAAATATAAGAGAAAAGGCCGGAGAACAGGTTGCAGATATAATAGTCAGATACTCTCCTGACCTGAAAGGAATAGAGATTAAAAAAGAAGATATTGCCTCAATGGTTGATGAGATTCCTGTCCTTGCAATAGTAGCAACACAGGCAGAAGGAGAAACAATCATAACAGGTGCCGAGGAATTAAGGGTAAAAGAAAGTGACAGAATAAAAGCTGTGGTTGAGAATTTCAAAAGACTTGAATTACAGATAGAAGAACTACCAGACGGTATGATTATCCGTGGCAAACAAAAAATAAAAGGTGGTATCGTAGATAGTTATAAAGACCACAGGATTGCCATGGCTTTCAGCATTTTAGGATTAATCTCTGAAAATGGTATTAAAATAAAAGATGCCGATTGTGCGTATATATCCTATCCTACATTTTATGAAGACCTGCAGTCTGTAATACACAAGTAATTATTTTTTCCTGTATAACCAGAAAAGTATAGCCCCAAAATAAGCTATAACGATAATTGCATAAACAGCAGGATTGATACTGCCTTTCTGGATTAGCTTTATAAAATAAGTATTAAATGCCATATAAATAATTGAGATAATAACAACAATGCCAATTAAAGTATCTCTGCTCTTTTCAACCTGAATTCCCATCAAAAACCCAATGATCCCGATAAACAAAAATGGAATAGTAAACAAAATCCTATCCGTTAAAACTGCGATAGCCCTGTTCCTTTGCCCGTTATTTTTTTCTTTTATAATCTCAATCAGCTTTTCATTCTCCATATCTTCAAATTCATACTTTTTCATATAATCTACAGATAAATCGAAATCATACTTTTCAAACTTGAGCAGGTTAAAACCTTCCTGTGAAGGAATCTGTATATAGCCATTTTTTAGGATTATATGATTTCCTCTAAATGTCGCTTTTTTTGCAGATATGCTCAGTCCACCATTTCCGTTATATATAAAGATATCTTCCATTGAGTTTTCATTTTTTTTGCCAACGTAAATAGTTAGCCTTTCTGAAAGTTTCATAAAGTTTTTTTCTGAAACAGAATCAAGTATATGTTGCTTAACATTAATTGTTATGAACTGTGCCCTTTCCCTGTTTGCATATGGCACAAGAAAAAGACTTATAATACCTGCAAGTATCACAAAAACAATTGATAGCCATATAACAGGAGAAACAAGTTGCCCCCGGGAAACCCCTGAAGAATAAATCGCATATATTTCCCTATTCTCCCGTAACGAATAACCAACTATAAGAGAAGCAATAAAAAATCCAAAAAATACCTGATATTTTAAAAATGAAAGATTTACAAAAAACAAAACCTGTAAAAATTTAAAAAGCCCTATATGATACAAAATAGATGGCAGGTGAAGAAGCTGGGAAGATACAATTACAATAGAAAAAAAACCAATAAGCAGTAAAAAGTTTTTTATCAGATTCCAGCTGATATAACGATATAGTATTTTCATCTATAAGATTTTAGCATAATTACAGCTTACGGACGAATCCCTTTGAAAGATTATGTTTCTTTTTAAATTGATAAGCCTCTTTCCTATTTTTAAAACTTCCTATTAAAACTTTATATAGTTTTCCTTCTTTGTGAATATAAACATTTGGAAGATTAAGCTTTTTCTTAAGTTTTTCAGCATTTGATAAAGAACTTAATGCTCCTATCTGTATGTAATAACCTGATGGAAGGTTTGAAACCACTACAGGTTTACCAGAAGTTTTTGTCTTTACCGGTGTCTTTTTAGCTACCTTTTCTGTTTTTTTAGCAATTTCTTTACTTTCTGTTTTTGCTTTTGCTGTTGTTGCTTTAGTATTTTCGGATTTTTTAGCTGTATTTTGTTTTGCTTCCTTCTTGACCTGTTTTGGAGTTTCCTGTTTTTTCTTTTCAGGTTTAACGGCTTTTACCTGGCTTGCTGTCTTTTCTTCTAATTTTTTAATTGCTTCCTCTGCTGTGGTTTCTGTCTTGTTTTCTTTCTTTACTTCCTGCTTTTGTTCTGCTTGGGATATATCGGCTTGATTTTCTTTTACTTCTTGATTTTGTGCTGCCTGCTGAGTAGAAACAGGATTTACAGGTTTCTGGGTGTTTTCGGCCACAATATTAACTTCCGGCTCAGATACAGTTTTATCTTTTCCTGAATACAGATAAACTCCTATGATAGCAAACACAATAACAATAAAAATTCCTGACAAAAATATTATTACTCTTTCTATCTTTTCCTGTCTATTTTTTACTTCTTCAATCCTCTTTATTGCATCTTTTAAATCCTGGTCCATTTTACATCCTCTCTACAGGAGTTATTCCCATTAGCTTAAAAAGTGTTCTAAGGGCTTCCCTAATAGCTTTTAAAAGATACAGTCTTGCCCTCATTAAATTTTCGTCATCACCAATTAAAAACTTAAAGTTGTTGTAATAGTAATGGAACTGGGATGCAAGTTCATAGGTTATCTGTGTTAGCTTATGGGGTTGCTGTTTAATAGCTGCTTCTCTGATTAAATCCGGTATAAAGGCAAGGTCTTTTATTAATGCCCTTTCTGTCTCTTCTTTTAGAAGGGATATATCTGCTTCAAAATCTTTTTCAGGGTCAAGTCCAAATCTTTCTTTTGCCTCCCTGAAGACACTGCAAATTCTTGCGTGGGCATACTGGACATAATAGACAGGGTTTTCTGATGATTTTTTTAAGGCAAGGTCTATATCAAAATTCAGGTGTGTATTACTGTCTTTGGTTAGGAAGAAATATATAACAGCATCTTTGCCTACTTCGTTTATTAGGTCTTTCAGGGTTACAAACTCACCTGCCCTTTTGGACATTTTGACTTCTTTGCCTTCTTTGAACAGCTTAACAAGCTGAATGAAAATCACCCTTAACCAGTCATCTGGCACACCAAAGGCTTTAACCGCAGCTTTTAGCCTTGGGAAATATCCGTGATGGTCTGCACCCCAAACATTCAGGGCAAAATCATATCCCCTCTGGAATTTATCATAATGATAGGCTATATCTGCTGCAAAGTATGTATATGAACCATCTGATTTTATAATAACCCTGTCTTTGTCATCTCCATAAATGGAGGTTTTTACCCATACTGCACCTTCCTTTTCATAAATAAGACCCTTTTCTTTCAGAAAGTTAATAGCCTCGTCTACTTTTCCGGAGGTATAAAGCTTTTTCTCACTGAACCATATATCAAATTCAACACCAAACTCTTTAAGGTCATTTTTTATTTTCTCTAAAAGCATCTCTTTGGCAAACTCTGCACAAAAATCTATAGCCTGCTGCTTATCAACAAAAGAGAGTATTTTTTCCCTTTCGTATTTATATAGATGCTGTGCTATCTCTTTTATATACTCCCCGTGATATCCATCTTCCGGGAATGGATAATCAGGTTCTTCTATCTGGCGAAATCTTGCATATACAGACTCACCTAATTTTTTAATCTGGTTGCCGGCATCATTTATATAAAATTCCCTATCTACTTTATAGCCAATATACTCAAACAGATTTGATTGAACATTTCCTACAACTGCTCCTCTACCGTGTCCAAGATGGAGAGGTCCTGTTGGATTT is drawn from Persephonella sp. and contains these coding sequences:
- the hemA gene encoding glutamyl-tRNA reductase yields the protein MEIFATGLNYKTAPVEIREKLAITEDMYPEILSKLNQIPTIYESCILSTCNRVEIYGITDDIQNSFNEILKILSSYSGIKIDELKKYVFLYIDKEAIKHIFSVSSSIDSMVIGEPQIVCQFKDAFSKSREQKTVKHIMTRLFDKAMNVSKKIRTSTGISKRAVSISYAAIELAKKIFGDLSDKNVLLLGAGEMAELAARHLASSGVKHIFVSNRTFEKAVQLADEFGGSAIRFNKLFEFLPEADIIIVSTGAKEPILRKEHFKSIEKQRHGKPVFIIDISVPRNVADDVNELENVFLYNIDDLKTVVDKNLEERKIAAESAKLLIEEEVTKFDKWLKQLKVNPVISKVRNYADEIREAQLERLFRDMPYLNEKERENIDLAVRAIINKLLHRPTMYIKDKATKENSELYVEIFEDMFSSRWDLRRKHTNKTPSKKGKGSEK
- the lptC gene encoding LPS export ABC transporter periplasmic protein LptC, producing MKNKILLYVAVFFLILILFSQITQIFTGIEISKLKPVQGKIENFTLVGVNSDRYILKGKSMLELQNRILIDNFNLKYIKNNETIFINSEQATYHKRKNFLDLFKNVKITTGKMKLYTDKLRILVNERRAYNTTKVKLVSDNMETLGENIFINLKQENMKLENVKTIYRGS
- the lptA gene encoding lipopolysaccharide transport periplasmic protein LptA: MLRLLITFLLITGTIYAETTGKKQIPIVIEADTLNYSKKDNLLIYKGNVVVKKEDFVLHSDMLKILLDQKGDINRIIAIGHVHFKKGNRTGKSDKAEYFKDKNYIILTGNAQLQQNNNIIEGEKIIYYLDTEKAEVVGQKKRVRTIFFPKEEQGEK
- a CDS encoding AAA family ATPase; protein product: MTYLEFFGLKEDPFKITPDHKYFYPSRAHRIADDLLKYVVKHGEGFCVITGEPGTGKTTVIRKFISSLKDNIIYALILTPNLQPDEFLKVVFEDLGIQIEADSKHELLKKFRDFLEEKVKEGKKVMIIVDEAQNLPVETLEELRLLSNLETENEKLVQIILLGQPELDKKLKLPELRQLNQRITNKIKLFPLSEDETFRYIYHRLAIAGKGNIRFEDKAVKKIHKYSKGIPRLINILASRSLMSAFMLGSFVVKPENVDAAKETLNPDMVGSDSIDLFTRNKIIIYSLIIANVIGIMYLVYKLFIEG
- the aroA gene encoding 3-phosphoshikimate 1-carboxyvinyltransferase, producing MEKEIKKVKSIKGTLRVPSDKSISHRAIIITSLADGISTVKNFLRAGDTLTTLSVYRKLGVKIEDENQVLKVHGKGLKGLTEPDDILDMGNSGTTTRLTMGVLAGQDLFAVMTGDDSLRKRPMGRVIKPLSEMNAILYGRNNNNLLPVAVKGNRLKGIYFFNEKASAQVKSALLLAGLNSEGETIVEEPVKSRDHTEKMLISMGADIKIDEDSTYKVSIKSGKSLSPIEIDVPADPSSAAFFAAAAVIVPDSELTLKDILINPTRDGFFRKLKEMGADIEYTNIREKAGEQVADIIVRYSPDLKGIEIKKEDIASMVDEIPVLAIVATQAEGETIITGAEELRVKESDRIKAVVENFKRLELQIEELPDGMIIRGKQKIKGGIVDSYKDHRIAMAFSILGLISENGIKIKDADCAYISYPTFYEDLQSVIHK
- a CDS encoding LptF/LptG family permease, with translation MKILYRYISWNLIKNFLLLIGFFSIVIVSSQLLHLPSILYHIGLFKFLQVLFFVNLSFLKYQVFFGFFIASLIVGYSLRENREIYAIYSSGVSRGQLVSPVIWLSIVFVILAGIISLFLVPYANRERAQFITINVKQHILDSVSEKNFMKLSERLTIYVGKKNENSMEDIFIYNGNGGLSISAKKATFRGNHIILKNGYIQIPSQEGFNLLKFEKYDFDLSVDYMKKYEFEDMENEKLIEIIKEKNNGQRNRAIAVLTDRILFTIPFLFIGIIGFLMGIQVEKSRDTLIGIVVIISIIYMAFNTYFIKLIQKGSINPAVYAIIVIAYFGAILFWLYRKK
- a CDS encoding SPOR domain-containing protein; its protein translation is MDQDLKDAIKRIEEVKNRQEKIERVIIFLSGIFIVIVFAIIGVYLYSGKDKTVSEPEVNIVAENTQKPVNPVSTQQAAQNQEVKENQADISQAEQKQEVKKENKTETTAEEAIKKLEEKTASQVKAVKPEKKKQETPKQVKKEAKQNTAKKSENTKATTAKAKTESKEIAKKTEKVAKKTPVKTKTSGKPVVVSNLPSGYYIQIGALSSLSNAEKLKKKLNLPNVYIHKEGKLYKVLIGSFKNRKEAYQFKKKHNLSKGFVRKL
- the argS gene encoding arginine--tRNA ligase → MKQELKEKILTTLEKEIPQVKEVADKIKIDIPKEDKFGDLSINVAFLLTKTLKKKPLDIANQIKEILEKLPEFSKVEVAGAGFINLFLSQEYYKKVLETILKEKDNYGAAKEKNLGRVNVEFVSANPTGPLHLGHGRGAVVGNVQSNLFEYIGYKVDREFYINDAGNQIKKLGESVYARFRQIEEPDYPFPEDGYHGEYIKEIAQHLYKYEREKILSFVDKQQAIDFCAEFAKEMLLEKIKNDLKEFGVEFDIWFSEKKLYTSGKVDEAINFLKEKGLIYEKEGAVWVKTSIYGDDKDRVIIKSDGSYTYFAADIAYHYDKFQRGYDFALNVWGADHHGYFPRLKAAVKAFGVPDDWLRVIFIQLVKLFKEGKEVKMSKRAGEFVTLKDLINEVGKDAVIYFFLTKDSNTHLNFDIDLALKKSSENPVYYVQYAHARICSVFREAKERFGLDPEKDFEADISLLKEETERALIKDLAFIPDLIREAAIKQQPHKLTQITYELASQFHYYYNNFKFLIGDDENLMRARLYLLKAIREALRTLFKLMGITPVERM